One window of Salegentibacter sp. Hel_I_6 genomic DNA carries:
- a CDS encoding RagB/SusD family nutrient uptake outer membrane protein, translating to MMMKKLNNAKIIAIAALLLFFPSCSEEFLERPPEDSYSVADFYKTDDQVISSTNHLYSKPWFNFISNVAWGIGELSSGNGRTWDPRNADFGNFAITGEHGTLTQAWESLYAVIAQSNSLINTLPTAVGEDVSVEVTNNAIGEARFVRATAYFYLVRIFGSVPIIADNTEYVLEPVVPRNPEEDVYEFIKRDLMFAMENLDDNTRGSNYEENARVSSGSAKAMLAKIYLYEENYSEAYRLADEVINSGEFKLYGGDAEDGDPSGSYYDLFLTENDNNPESIFALQWSTSGQYAEGNGLQSLFAQAGITGFSDGYSAIGPSLDLQEAYEDKEEDLRYYATIMDPGAVYPDLNDGYTVSENVNHQGTNVGIKKYVVGNAASNGGGGMQSYPNNTYILRYAELLLIHAEAALMGGGSVAEGTESFNKVRRRAGLENIENPTIDDVFQERRIELAFEFEFWYDVVRRGPDFAINFLAQTERGTFNNDTTPPTVASETFTPNMDDLLFPYPSNETQNNPALLEAPVPYDFDEE from the coding sequence ATGATGATGAAGAAACTAAATAACGCTAAAATTATAGCGATAGCAGCATTACTTTTATTTTTCCCTTCTTGTAGTGAAGAATTTTTAGAAAGGCCGCCAGAAGATTCTTACAGTGTAGCAGATTTCTATAAAACAGACGATCAGGTAATATCTTCAACCAACCACCTATATTCCAAACCCTGGTTCAATTTTATTAGTAACGTAGCCTGGGGGATTGGAGAATTAAGTTCGGGTAATGGAAGAACCTGGGATCCACGAAATGCAGATTTTGGTAATTTTGCCATTACCGGTGAGCATGGTACTTTAACACAGGCCTGGGAATCTTTATATGCAGTAATAGCGCAATCTAACAGTCTTATAAATACACTACCCACAGCTGTAGGGGAAGACGTTTCTGTGGAGGTAACCAACAATGCCATTGGAGAAGCAAGATTTGTTCGGGCTACCGCATACTTCTATTTAGTTAGAATCTTTGGTTCTGTTCCAATTATTGCAGATAACACAGAGTATGTATTAGAGCCTGTAGTTCCAAGAAACCCCGAGGAAGATGTATATGAATTTATAAAAAGGGATTTGATGTTTGCTATGGAAAACCTGGACGATAATACCAGGGGGTCAAATTATGAAGAGAACGCAAGGGTTTCCAGTGGTTCAGCAAAAGCCATGCTGGCGAAAATCTATCTTTACGAAGAGAATTACTCAGAAGCATATAGACTGGCAGATGAAGTTATTAATTCAGGAGAATTTAAACTTTATGGTGGCGATGCTGAAGATGGCGATCCTTCAGGTAGTTATTACGATCTTTTCTTAACCGAAAATGATAATAACCCAGAATCTATTTTTGCATTACAGTGGAGTACTTCCGGACAATATGCAGAAGGAAATGGGTTACAATCACTTTTTGCCCAGGCAGGTATTACTGGATTTTCAGATGGATATTCAGCCATTGGACCTTCTTTAGATTTACAAGAAGCTTATGAAGATAAGGAAGAAGATCTACGTTATTATGCCACAATTATGGACCCAGGTGCTGTATATCCAGATCTTAACGATGGTTATACGGTTTCAGAAAATGTAAACCACCAGGGAACCAATGTCGGGATTAAAAAATATGTAGTAGGTAACGCAGCCTCTAATGGCGGCGGCGGAATGCAAAGCTACCCCAACAACACCTATATTCTAAGGTATGCAGAACTTTTGCTTATTCACGCTGAAGCAGCCCTTATGGGAGGCGGTTCAGTTGCAGAAGGGACAGAATCTTTTAACAAGGTTAGAAGAAGAGCGGGGCTTGAAAATATAGAAAACCCTACAATAGATGATGTCTTCCAGGAACGCAGAATCGAATTAGCTTTTGAGTTCGAATTCTGGTATGATGTGGTAAGACGCGGGCCAGATTTCGCGATAAATTTCTTAGCACAAACAGAACGAGGAACTTTTAATAACGATACCACACCTCCTACTGTAGCGTCTGAAACTTTCACCCCAAATATGGATGATCTATTGTTTCCTTACCCAAGTAACGAAACACAAAACAACCCGGCTTTACTAGAGGCACCGGTACCTTATGATTTTGATGAGGAATAA
- a CDS encoding TonB-dependent receptor, whose protein sequence is MYKLLLNSCYSLWSYSKILLVLLFCSAAQLSQAQETVTGTITDENGMPLLGVNVIEKNTSNGTTSDFDGNFEITTGENAILVFSFVGFATQEVEVSGGENLSVTLSEDASSLDEVVVIGYGSQLRENISGSVSRIDAEAIENIPQVSVDQLMQGRAAGVMVTKNSGQPGSAVSVKIRGVNTITGSGEPLYIIDGVPISGDSQNISTSGRSVADGGIGAGSGSTDVSPLSSINPNDIESIDILKDASATAIYGSRGSNGVVIITTKKGKKGKAKLTYNTYAAIQRPTNKIDVMNLQQYAQLQNTIGEIYGLDEQIEFLNPSLLGPGTDWQAQIFDDAMQQNHELSFSGASEDINYFISASYTDQEGTVIGSGFDRATVRANINAKINDWVKTGVTLTGSRTNDQITLNNASNGLISLSLLNNPATAVYNADGSFAGPQTPQEIAFAIRNPIAEALNIDNTLTRNRLFGNLFAEFTLHENLSFRSEFGGDFGYNQSDRFQPTFSYGAINRGENILNVRRESNDFWVIKNLLTYNNTFGDKHDLTALVGQEVQQSTWEGVIAQDGNFVGNDVPILGTGNANDFTDQYQGSNALESYFGRAIYSFDNRYNVTASIRADGSSKFAEGNKWGYFPSISAAWRLSNEAFMSDVEAIENVKLYGGYGEVGNQAIPNFAYGVSLNTINTGMGTGFEYANFGNPDLTWESSTQTNLGLDFTMFENRLSTTVEVYNKVSKDFLYQLAVTDFVTGGNSPGAITAPWVNLGEMVNRGVDLTLSYKTLGNSDVNFSSTLTLSRYKNEVTELLGDLTINGDISLNDSNQNITLTRVGDPVGMFYGYQVEGLFRTTSDFEGAAVQFGRPFEDALFSTTWLGDIKYRDINNDGVIDNDDRTVIGNPHPDFTFGFQNSVSYKNFDLSTFLQGSYGNDVFNAVNRTLTAANAYYVNQSPSVLDYWSVDNPDASAPRLARNDTPNINISDRYIEDGSYLRIQNVTLGYTFSNDLSGRIGLNKLKIYGSVQNLYTFTNYSGYDPEVGSYNQNALLMGLDNGRYPSPRTFTLGLNVEL, encoded by the coding sequence ATGTACAAACTTTTACTTAATTCCTGCTATAGTTTATGGAGCTATAGCAAAATTTTACTGGTTTTGCTGTTTTGCTCTGCCGCGCAGCTTAGCCAGGCACAGGAAACAGTTACCGGTACAATTACCGACGAGAACGGCATGCCACTTTTGGGCGTAAACGTCATAGAAAAAAACACCAGCAATGGCACTACCTCAGATTTTGATGGCAATTTTGAAATAACCACTGGAGAAAATGCAATATTGGTATTCAGTTTTGTAGGTTTTGCTACCCAGGAAGTTGAAGTAAGCGGTGGTGAAAATTTAAGTGTCACGCTTTCCGAAGATGCTTCCAGTCTTGATGAGGTGGTAGTAATAGGTTACGGCTCTCAACTTCGTGAGAATATAAGCGGTTCTGTATCTAGAATAGATGCCGAGGCTATAGAAAATATTCCGCAAGTAAGTGTAGACCAACTTATGCAGGGTCGTGCTGCAGGGGTAATGGTTACTAAAAACTCAGGCCAGCCAGGTAGTGCAGTTTCAGTAAAAATAAGAGGGGTGAACACTATTACAGGTTCCGGCGAACCTCTTTACATTATAGATGGAGTTCCAATTTCCGGAGATTCCCAAAACATTTCAACAAGTGGCCGCTCGGTTGCAGATGGAGGTATTGGAGCAGGTAGTGGATCTACAGACGTTAGCCCGCTCTCTTCCATAAACCCAAATGATATAGAATCTATAGATATTTTGAAAGATGCTTCTGCAACTGCAATCTATGGTTCGAGGGGTTCCAATGGGGTAGTAATAATTACTACTAAAAAAGGTAAAAAAGGAAAAGCAAAACTAACCTACAATACCTATGCGGCTATCCAACGTCCTACCAATAAAATAGATGTTATGAATCTGCAGCAGTATGCTCAACTTCAAAATACCATCGGAGAAATTTATGGATTGGATGAGCAAATTGAATTTCTAAATCCAAGTCTCCTAGGGCCTGGTACAGATTGGCAGGCACAAATTTTTGATGATGCAATGCAGCAGAACCATGAGCTTTCCTTTTCGGGAGCAAGTGAGGATATAAATTATTTTATTTCAGCTTCTTATACAGATCAGGAAGGTACTGTAATTGGTTCCGGATTTGATCGGGCAACAGTAAGGGCCAACATTAATGCTAAAATTAATGACTGGGTTAAAACCGGAGTAACTTTAACCGGAAGTAGAACCAACGATCAAATTACACTTAACAATGCCAGTAATGGGTTAATATCACTATCGCTTTTGAATAATCCTGCTACGGCCGTTTATAATGCCGATGGTTCTTTTGCAGGGCCACAAACCCCGCAGGAAATCGCTTTTGCCATTAGAAACCCTATCGCTGAAGCTTTAAATATTGATAACACCCTTACCCGAAACAGACTTTTTGGTAATTTATTTGCGGAATTCACACTTCACGAAAACCTAAGTTTTAGATCTGAATTTGGTGGCGATTTTGGATATAACCAAAGTGACCGCTTTCAACCGACCTTTAGCTATGGAGCTATTAATCGTGGAGAAAACATTCTTAATGTAAGAAGGGAAAGCAATGATTTTTGGGTAATCAAAAACCTTTTGACCTATAATAATACCTTTGGTGATAAGCACGATCTTACTGCACTGGTAGGTCAGGAAGTGCAGCAATCTACCTGGGAAGGAGTAATTGCCCAGGATGGTAATTTTGTAGGAAATGATGTCCCTATTTTGGGTACAGGTAACGCTAACGATTTCACCGATCAATATCAGGGTAGTAATGCTCTCGAATCTTATTTTGGTAGGGCTATTTATTCTTTCGATAATAGGTATAATGTAACAGCTTCTATTCGTGCAGATGGTTCTTCAAAATTTGCAGAAGGTAATAAGTGGGGATATTTTCCCTCTATTTCAGCTGCGTGGAGACTATCCAACGAAGCTTTTATGAGCGATGTAGAGGCTATTGAGAATGTTAAACTATACGGTGGTTATGGTGAAGTTGGTAATCAGGCAATTCCAAACTTCGCTTACGGAGTTAGTTTAAATACCATTAATACAGGAATGGGAACTGGCTTCGAATATGCTAATTTCGGAAATCCCGATTTAACCTGGGAGTCATCTACACAAACCAACTTAGGTCTGGATTTCACTATGTTTGAAAACCGACTTAGTACTACTGTAGAAGTTTATAATAAAGTATCTAAAGACTTCTTATACCAACTTGCCGTGACCGATTTTGTTACCGGAGGAAATTCTCCCGGAGCAATTACGGCTCCCTGGGTAAACCTGGGCGAAATGGTAAATAGAGGGGTAGATCTTACTTTATCTTATAAAACCCTAGGAAACTCTGATGTTAACTTTAGTTCTACTCTTACATTATCAAGATATAAGAATGAAGTTACAGAACTTTTGGGCGACTTAACCATTAATGGAGATATAAGCCTAAATGATTCAAATCAAAACATTACCTTAACAAGAGTGGGAGACCCTGTGGGAATGTTCTACGGATATCAGGTAGAAGGACTTTTTAGAACTACTTCAGATTTCGAGGGTGCAGCGGTTCAATTTGGAAGACCGTTTGAAGATGCACTGTTTAGCACAACCTGGCTTGGAGATATAAAGTACCGCGATATAAATAACGACGGAGTAATAGACAATGATGATAGAACTGTAATTGGAAACCCTCATCCTGATTTTACTTTTGGATTTCAAAACTCTGTAAGTTATAAGAATTTCGATCTTTCTACATTTCTACAAGGATCTTATGGAAATGATGTTTTCAACGCCGTAAACCGAACCCTAACGGCCGCTAATGCTTATTACGTTAATCAGTCCCCTTCAGTATTAGATTACTGGTCGGTTGATAATCCAGATGCATCAGCCCCGAGGCTGGCAAGAAATGATACTCCAAACATTAATATTTCAGACAGATATATTGAAGACGGATCTTATTTAAGAATTCAGAATGTTACTCTAGGATATACCTTTTCTAATGATCTATCAGGAAGAATAGGTTTGAATAAACTAAAAATTTATGGTAGTGTTCAAAACCTGTACACCTTTACCAACTACTCAGGTTACGACCCTGAAGTAGGATCTTATAATCAAAATGCCTTATTAATGGGCTTGGACAATGGACGCTATCCTTCTCCGAGAACTTTTACCCTGGGACTTAATGTTGAACTATAA
- a CDS encoding glycoside hydrolase family 5 protein — protein MKYFYRSFGFLVILLFSCLEIAAQSSNSAVAQNGQLSIEGTKLLNEQGEPVQLKGMSLFWSQWQPQYYNSISIDILKADWNVTVVRAAMGIEHGGYLENPEIEKEKIFNVIDAAIANGIYVIVDWHDHNAEEHTAEAKKFFAEVAKKYGDYPNLIYETYNEPLDVSWDEVLKPYHEEIIAEIRKFDTDNIIVCGMPNWSQDVEEAAKNPIKKQNIAYGLHFYAGTHQEGLMHKAEEAINAGLPIFVTEFGTTEADGDGKVYKEETQEWMRFMDTHNLSWCNWSIADKDEASAALLPGTLPSGLKEHKNISESGLFIKSILRTSSKKN, from the coding sequence ATGAAATATTTTTACAGATCATTTGGCTTTCTTGTAATATTACTTTTTTCTTGCCTGGAAATTGCTGCGCAATCTTCAAACTCAGCTGTGGCACAAAACGGGCAACTCTCAATTGAGGGCACAAAGCTTTTGAATGAACAAGGTGAACCTGTCCAGTTAAAAGGTATGTCGTTATTTTGGAGCCAGTGGCAACCGCAATATTATAATTCTATAAGTATAGATATTTTGAAAGCGGATTGGAATGTCACCGTGGTACGTGCCGCAATGGGGATAGAGCATGGCGGATATCTGGAAAATCCCGAAATTGAAAAGGAAAAAATATTTAACGTGATAGATGCAGCTATTGCCAATGGCATATATGTTATTGTAGATTGGCACGATCATAATGCTGAAGAACATACCGCAGAGGCTAAAAAATTCTTTGCTGAGGTAGCTAAAAAGTATGGTGATTATCCAAACCTTATCTATGAAACCTACAATGAGCCATTAGACGTTTCCTGGGATGAGGTTTTAAAACCCTATCACGAAGAAATTATAGCAGAAATTAGAAAATTTGATACCGATAATATTATTGTTTGCGGAATGCCTAACTGGTCCCAGGATGTAGAGGAGGCAGCAAAAAATCCAATAAAGAAACAAAATATTGCATATGGCCTTCATTTTTATGCGGGCACACATCAGGAAGGACTTATGCATAAAGCAGAAGAGGCGATAAACGCAGGGCTTCCAATTTTTGTTACCGAATTTGGAACTACAGAAGCCGATGGTGACGGAAAGGTTTATAAAGAAGAAACGCAAGAATGGATGAGATTTATGGATACACACAATCTTTCCTGGTGCAACTGGTCTATAGCCGATAAAGACGAAGCTTCGGCAGCCCTATTACCCGGTACGCTGCCATCAGGACTAAAAGAACATAAAAATATCTCAGAATCGGGCTTATTTATTAAGTCTATTTTAAGAACTTCATCAAAGAAAAATTAA
- a CDS encoding AraC family transcriptional regulator encodes MNKDIHREITPLAPEDSFLVFDRIKNDFDFPIHFHPEYELNFVLNGKGVRRVVGDSMEEISDLELVLVGPNIQHGWQLHNCKSDKIHEITIQFHDDLFDTRLLSRRIMKPIKDMFERSAHGILFSEKISTEIKPKLLKLSKIDSIDYFLELISILHDLATSRNQRLLSTYTSNNKDFENSDQIRIIYDYVQENYHNKISLAEISELVNMSQVSFNRFIKKRTGKTFIEYINDTRIGYAARWLIEKDLSIAEIAFKCGFNNIANFNRVFKKSKNCTPSQYRDEFSGIKRVL; translated from the coding sequence ATGAATAAAGATATACATCGCGAAATCACACCTTTAGCTCCTGAAGACAGTTTCCTAGTTTTTGACCGAATTAAAAACGATTTTGATTTTCCAATTCATTTTCATCCGGAATATGAACTCAATTTCGTCCTAAACGGCAAAGGAGTAAGACGGGTGGTTGGAGATAGTATGGAAGAAATAAGTGATTTAGAACTGGTTTTGGTAGGACCCAATATTCAGCACGGGTGGCAGTTACATAATTGTAAGAGCGATAAGATACACGAGATCACCATACAGTTTCATGACGATCTTTTTGATACGAGATTACTTAGTCGCAGAATTATGAAACCTATAAAAGATATGTTTGAGCGTTCTGCACATGGCATTCTATTTTCAGAGAAAATCTCTACTGAAATAAAACCCAAGCTTCTTAAACTCTCCAAAATAGATAGTATAGATTACTTTCTGGAGTTAATTTCTATTTTGCATGATCTTGCTACTTCCAGGAATCAGCGCCTATTATCAACTTACACTTCGAACAATAAAGATTTTGAAAACAGCGATCAAATAAGGATAATTTACGATTACGTCCAGGAAAATTATCATAATAAAATTTCCCTGGCTGAGATTTCTGAACTCGTTAATATGAGCCAGGTTTCATTTAACCGTTTTATAAAAAAGAGAACCGGAAAAACCTTTATTGAATATATCAATGATACCAGAATTGGTTATGCGGCGCGCTGGTTAATAGAAAAAGATCTAAGCATTGCAGAGATCGCTTTTAAATGTGGCTTTAATAATATTGCCAATTTCAACCGGGTTTTTAAAAAGAGTAAAAATTGCACCCCTAGTCAATATCGTGATGAATTTAGCGGGATTAAACGAGTACTATAA
- a CDS encoding glycoside hydrolase family 26 protein — protein MNKLIKILTLLVFGLSIFSCKTAKDIDFDKIQLADKQATKETKILYQRIQDIAKEGIAFGHEDATAYGVNWKDDGKKMNSDVKKITGKFPAVHGFDLGHIELGRSTNLDTVSFDLMRRHIKKINRKGGVITMSWHLDNPVTGGDSWDTATAVSQILKNGGEREKFELWIKQLSNFFKSLKDEKGNYIPVVFRPYHEMNGSWFWWGEGIVSNEDYKNLWRETIALLQENQVHNLLYAYSPNTVGSIEEFNKYYPGDEFVDVLGIDIYNHSGDEAFTESLKQNLEILKNKATASNKPYALTESGNNKFGMNAEWWTEALYPGIKDSGIAWVLVWRNARPDHYFASYKGDVAEEDFKAFEALEEILFLKEISKINY, from the coding sequence ATGAATAAATTAATCAAAATCCTGACATTGCTAGTTTTCGGTTTATCTATTTTTTCGTGTAAAACAGCCAAGGATATTGATTTTGATAAAATTCAGCTTGCAGATAAACAAGCCACCAAAGAGACAAAAATCTTATATCAAAGAATCCAGGATATCGCTAAAGAGGGGATCGCTTTTGGGCATGAAGATGCAACAGCCTATGGGGTAAACTGGAAAGATGATGGTAAAAAGATGAATAGTGATGTAAAGAAAATTACCGGAAAATTCCCGGCTGTTCACGGTTTCGATCTTGGACATATAGAATTAGGTCGATCTACAAATCTTGATACGGTTTCTTTTGATCTCATGCGAAGGCATATAAAAAAAATAAATAGAAAAGGGGGTGTTATTACAATGAGTTGGCATCTTGATAATCCGGTAACCGGTGGTGATTCGTGGGATACAGCAACTGCCGTATCTCAAATTCTGAAAAACGGCGGGGAACGTGAAAAATTTGAATTATGGATAAAGCAGCTTTCAAATTTTTTTAAGTCACTAAAAGATGAGAAGGGGAATTACATCCCTGTAGTTTTTAGACCATATCACGAAATGAACGGCAGCTGGTTTTGGTGGGGAGAAGGTATTGTAAGTAATGAAGATTATAAAAACTTGTGGCGGGAAACTATTGCATTGCTTCAGGAAAATCAGGTGCACAATTTACTTTATGCCTATTCACCAAATACCGTAGGCTCTATAGAAGAATTTAATAAATATTATCCGGGAGATGAATTTGTTGATGTTTTAGGAATAGATATTTACAACCATAGTGGAGATGAAGCCTTTACGGAAAGCCTTAAGCAAAATCTGGAAATTTTAAAGAACAAAGCAACTGCCAGCAATAAACCCTATGCACTTACCGAAAGCGGAAACAATAAATTTGGGATGAATGCCGAATGGTGGACCGAAGCGCTTTACCCCGGAATTAAAGATTCCGGTATTGCGTGGGTATTGGTATGGCGTAATGCCCGGCCAGATCATTATTTTGCTTCCTATAAAGGCGATGTTGCAGAGGAAGATTTTAAAGCATTCGAAGCCCTGGAGGAAATACTTTTTTTAAAAGAAATCAGCAAAATTAACTACTAA
- a CDS encoding sodium:solute symporter family protein, whose translation MLQGLDILIILLYLTGTILIGLALRKKAQKSKDDYLMGGKNLPWYMMGLSNASGMFDISGTMWLVTLTFVYGFKSIWIPWLWPVFNQVFLMVYLSAWLRRSNVTTGAEWILFRFDSGRGGRWSHAIIVVFAILSCLGFLAYGFIGLGKFVEIFIPWDIVSVYIPFDVPPSYLPHFYGIIFTLFAVFYSVLGGMSGIVWTDVLQYGIMTISSIAIAVIAWQAMGENTLNVPDGWMNPFFDWELNMDWSGIISDVNTKIASDGYSLFGIFFMLMVFKGILSSIAGPAPNYDMQKILSTKSPLEAAKMSAFSIAALIPTRYLMVGGFSILGILFYEDLKLSTAGVIDFEKVLPAAIEQFVPVGLLGLLLAGLLAAFMSTFAGTLNAAQAYIVNDIYLKYKNPLATSSKIKLMNYSSGIVVVLISIVLGFFVQDVNSILQWIVSALYGSYVVSNVLKWHWWRFNGEGYFWGMLSGIIPALIFPIFTDTLDLYYFPIILLISIAGSIIGTYSAPPTNRALLKDFYKNTRPWGFWGPIHREITAEDPNFTRNNGFSRDMINIVVGTLGQTLLVVIPLYLILHETLPMLVCIAILIVCIIFLKKNWWDYIKKEPNITNK comes from the coding sequence ATGCTACAAGGCCTGGATATACTTATTATCTTACTTTACCTTACCGGAACTATTTTAATAGGCCTTGCGCTTAGAAAAAAAGCCCAAAAAAGTAAAGATGATTACCTAATGGGAGGCAAAAACCTTCCCTGGTATATGATGGGTCTTTCCAATGCCTCGGGTATGTTTGACATTTCCGGAACAATGTGGCTTGTAACATTAACTTTTGTTTATGGCTTTAAAAGTATCTGGATTCCCTGGCTTTGGCCGGTTTTTAACCAGGTGTTTCTTATGGTTTATCTGTCGGCCTGGCTTAGAAGGTCTAATGTAACCACTGGAGCAGAGTGGATCTTGTTTAGATTTGATAGCGGGCGCGGTGGCCGCTGGTCTCACGCCATAATAGTGGTTTTCGCCATTTTAAGTTGTCTTGGTTTCCTGGCCTACGGCTTTATTGGGTTGGGTAAATTTGTAGAAATATTTATTCCCTGGGATATTGTTTCCGTTTATATCCCTTTTGACGTTCCTCCTTCTTACTTGCCTCATTTCTACGGAATAATCTTTACGCTTTTTGCCGTGTTTTATTCGGTATTGGGTGGAATGTCTGGTATTGTCTGGACAGATGTACTTCAATATGGAATTATGACCATTTCTTCTATTGCCATCGCGGTAATTGCCTGGCAGGCTATGGGAGAAAACACACTTAATGTGCCAGATGGCTGGATGAATCCATTCTTCGATTGGGAGCTAAATATGGACTGGTCTGGAATTATAAGCGATGTTAATACCAAAATCGCTTCAGATGGATATTCCCTTTTCGGAATCTTCTTTATGCTCATGGTTTTTAAAGGTATTCTCTCCAGTATTGCAGGCCCCGCCCCAAATTATGACATGCAGAAAATCCTTTCTACAAAATCCCCTTTGGAAGCTGCAAAAATGAGTGCGTTTTCTATAGCTGCGCTTATACCTACCCGTTATCTTATGGTGGGAGGATTTTCAATTTTAGGAATACTCTTTTATGAAGATCTAAAACTGAGTACAGCGGGAGTTATAGACTTTGAAAAAGTTTTGCCCGCTGCCATAGAACAATTTGTGCCGGTAGGATTACTCGGCTTGTTGCTTGCCGGTTTACTTGCTGCATTTATGTCAACATTTGCAGGTACTTTAAATGCTGCCCAGGCCTATATTGTTAATGATATTTACTTAAAATATAAAAATCCGCTTGCTACATCTTCTAAAATTAAGTTGATGAACTACAGTAGCGGTATAGTGGTGGTTTTAATAAGTATTGTGCTTGGCTTTTTTGTACAGGATGTAAATTCAATTCTGCAATGGATCGTTTCCGCGCTTTACGGAAGTTATGTAGTATCCAATGTTTTAAAATGGCACTGGTGGCGCTTCAATGGAGAAGGATATTTCTGGGGGATGCTTTCAGGAATAATCCCGGCCCTTATTTTCCCGATTTTTACAGATACACTGGATCTATACTATTTCCCTATCATCCTTTTAATATCAATTGCCGGAAGTATTATAGGAACTTATTCTGCCCCGCCAACCAATAGAGCTTTGCTCAAAGATTTTTATAAGAATACAAGGCCCTGGGGTTTTTGGGGACCCATACACCGCGAAATTACCGCTGAAGATCCAAATTTCACCAGAAATAACGGGTTTAGCCGTGACATGATCAATATAGTCGTGGGAACCCTTGGCCAAACTTTACTGGTTGTCATTCCTTTATACCTCATTCTGCATGAAACCCTACCCATGCTGGTGTGTATTGCAATATTAATTGTTTGTATCATTTTTCTTAAAAAGAACTGGTGGGATTATATCAAAAAAGAACCAAACATTACCAATAAATAA